Genomic DNA from Candidatus Latescibacterota bacterium:
CGGTCGTGGCTCATCGGTCCCGGATCGGAAGGTCGATGGAGAGGGAGACATTGCCTCCAGTGATCTGTCCGTATGGTTGCGAGATATTCCGTTAAAACTGAATTCACTGATAAATTCAAGGATCGATAGCCCGCTGCTTACAAGAGACAGTAACAGTATCCTGAAAGCGTTGATCCTTGCGGACAGGAAAAAACTCGATCCTTCGATTCGTGACGGTTTTTCATATCTTGGGGTGGCTCATTATCTTGCCTTGAGCGGACTGCATTTAGGTGCCATTGCCGGAGTCCTTTCCTGGCTGATGTCCCTTCTTCCCCTGAAAAGGATCATTAGAGATGCTATTCTCCTGGTATGCTTGACCCTTTATACTCTGACGGCGGGCTCTCCGCATTCGTTATTAAGGGCGATAGCGTTGTTGATTACGATGAGGTTGATGTTTCTTGCCGGAAAAAAGATCACGTTACCGACCGCCCTGATCTCCAGTTCGTTTATCCTTGTATCCTTCAGGTATTCTCTCCTGAGCAGCCCGGGGTTTCTTCTTTCGTTCACGGCGGTTGCCGGGATCGGATATATGGGGCTGCCCATAATGGGAGTGTTGACTCCGTATCTTCCGCGTAAAGGAGCAGGCAGGATCTTAAGCTGGTTGGTGGGAGTCATCTGCATCACGGTCTCGGTACAGATGTTCACGCTACCGTTGATTCTAGGTTTCTTTGGCCGGACACCAGTCCTGGCGTTTATTTCAAACATACTGCTAGGTGTACCTGTTATGGCAATCCTGTATATGGGGCTGGCATTCGTGGTGGTGCCTGCAATCTGGATGCAATCTGTTATTTCAGTGCCAGTAAACATGATCGCATGGATATTTCGGAAAGTGCCTGAAACTGCTGGATTTCTTGGTGGTCCGGCAGTGCATGCTGGAGATATTGAGCAAATAGCATACTCTTTATCGATTATAACAGCCTGTCTGTCGCTTGGAAGGGGGAGACGAGGGAAAAAACCGTTGCTTCTACTCTCGGTCATTATTCTAACAGTATCTGTAGCGCTGGGTGCATCGACGAGTAAGGGAACTCAGAGAAAATCCTGGCCGGACGACACGGAAAGGAGTGGTAGGTTTCCGGAGGGAATAGAGATCTTGAAAGATGGGACCGCATGTCTGATAATCGGCCAGAAGCTCAGTAGATATCATGCATGGAGACTTGTCACAGACCTGTGGAAATCAGGTGTATCCTCGGTCGATATCGTCATTGTGCAGGGTACCGACATGTTGTCTTTGATGGGGATTTCCAGTCTTGGCAGAAAAATGAAGGTCGCACATCTGATCTGCAGTCCATTTCTGGGAATCAATGATTCAAATTTCAACTCGAAAATCCACTCGTCCTTCGGTAAGGTGACCTTTTTAGCAGCAGATACAATGATTACAGTGGGAGAATCTATCATATTTCTCGAGGCACCGCCGGGTCTGCCTTCCAGGGGCTGTAAAGTCGATTCGAAGAGTGCTGGATTAAGATTAGATATCGTCTCGTCACCGATTGGGTATTGAAGTTATATACGGGGTGTTACACAGATGAGTTGATGTTGTATATCAGGCGAGATATCCTGGCGTGTATTTTCTCCTCAATGCCTACTTGACTTGAGAGTGTTGAAGAGGATAGTATCGGCCCATTGGCCAGGTGGCGCCCGGAGGCGGACTGCCCGGCCTCTCTGTTTAGGAGGATTTTCCAAGAGTCTGGAGGAAGATGGGAACGGATATCAAGATTGCGGTACTCGCTTCAGGCAGGGGCAGTAACTTCAGAGCTCTTGCGGAGGCGACATCTGATGAAAGATTTCCTGCAGAGACTGTTCTACTGATAGTCGATAATCCTGATGCCGGAGCTCTGGTCTATGCCTCGGAATCGGGAATAGCGGCTGAAATCGTCGATTGCGGCAAAAGGAAGGGGTCGATGACCCCTGAAAGTAGTGAATCTATGGCGGAAATCTGTGCCAGATATGAGATAGACCTTATATGTCTCGCCGGATTTATGCGGATCGTGAAGGGGGAGTTGCTTGACAGGTACTCCGGCAGGATGTTGAACATTCATCCGGCTCTTCTACCAAGCTTTAAAGGGTTGGACGGTCAGGGCCAGGCAATTGAATATGGTGTTAGAGTGTCGGGATGCACGGTTCATTTTGTCGACAAGGGGATAGATACTGGAGCGATCATAATACAAAAAACTGTTCCCGTCGAGAATGATGATACAGCCGAGTCGCTGAGCAAGAAAATATTAGGCGAGGAGCATCGGGCATATCCCGAAGCAGTCAGGCTGTTCGCCGAAAGAAGATTGAAGATCCGTGGAAGGAGAGTTTTCATTGATGATGAATGAAAATAGAGGCCAGAAGGATACGCTGCCAGGAATCGAGCCGACATACAGAGGGAAAGTAAGGGACATATACGATCTGGGTGACATGCTGGTGCTCGTTGCATCAGACAGGGTGTCCGCCTATGATTCGGTCATCCCCACACCGATACCTGGTAAGGGAGCGGTCCTTAATATGATATCGGCAGCCTGGTTCGGATGGTTCGGAGACCTCCAAAATCATATGGTGAGCGTGGATGTAAGTGAGTATCCGGAACCATTCAGAAATTTCGAAAAAGAACTTTCTGGCAGGTCTATGCTTGTAAGAAAAGCCGAGAGGATCGATCTGGAATGCATTGTACGGGGATACATCTCGGGGTCAGGCTGGAAAGACTATCAGAGGACAGGTGCGATCTGCGGGATCGATCTGCCTGAGGGACTTCAACTCTCACAGAAACTTGATCAGCCTGTCTTTACTCCTTCGACAAAGGCTGATTCGGGGCATGATGAGAATGTTTCGCTGGAAGAAGCCGCGGAGATCGTGGGGGAAGATACTGTCAAGGCCGTGAAGAAGTTGAGCCTCGATATTTTCACAAGAGCCTGTGATTACGCTCTGACAAAAGGGATCATCATCGCGGATACGAAGTTCGAATTCGGACGGGTCGATGGTGAAATAGTGATTATCGATGAAGTCCTTACACCGGATTCGTCGAGATTCTGGCTTGTCGAAGAATATGAGCCGGGAAAGCAGCAGAGAAGTCTTGATAAACAGTATGTGCGGGATTATCTCGATAAAAGTGGCTGGGATCATAATCCTCCAGCCCCGGAGTTGCCTGCCGAGGTCGTGTCGAAAACAGTGGAGCGTTATAAAATGGCTGTAAGGAACCTCTTTCCCGACCTTGATATTGAAAGGTATTTTAAATGAGCAAGAAGATCAGAAGAGCTTTGATCAGCGTCACCGACAAGAGTGGTCTCGAGGAGTTCGCGCGTGGGCTTGCAAAGAGAGGTGTTGAGATCATTGCTTCCGGTGGAACGGCTGCGGCCGTGAGTAAGGCTGGAATTGATGTCATCGAGATAAGTGACCTGACGGGATTCCCCGAATGCATGGACGGCAGGGTCAAGACTCTCCATCCAAAGATTCATGGAGGGATCCTCGCTGACAGGGAAAAAGACTCGCATCTTGAGCAGGCCGGAAAGCTCGGGATAGGTCTTATCGACCTTGTCGCGGTCAACCTTTACAGATTCAGGGAGGCAGCGGCCGATCCGGGACTTGACGAAAAGGGAAAGATCGAGCAGATAGATATCGGCGGGCCTACGCTTATCAGATCGGCAGCAAAGAATTATCATTCAGTAGCGATCGTCGTGGATCCGGAAGATTATTCAAGCATACTGGAAGAGCTTGACGCAAAAAACGGGGAAACGACTCTTGAAACAAGACGGACACTTGCTTCCAAAGCATTTCACCACACCGCATCCTATGATGCAGCGATATCGGGTTTCTTCGATTCTATCGAACATCCTGACGGTCTTCCGGAAGAGAAGATAACCGTTTACAGGCGCTCTCGTTCATTAAGATACGGGGAGAATCCTCACCAGCAGGCGGCACTTTATATTTCTGCATCTCCTGAGGGTTCTTTTACAGACTTCGTTCAGCATCAGGGCAAGGAACTTTCCTTTAACAATATTCAGGATATGTGGGCCGCTTTCCTTCTGGGAAAAGACCTGGGGGAGGGTTCCTGTGCAATCCTGAAGCACATGAACCCATGTGGAGCCGCACAAGGTTCAGACCCTCTGAAAAATTTCATGCGAGCCAGGAAAACAGACCCCTTGTCTGCCTTTGGAAGTATTATCTGTGTAAACGATATTGTCGATGGGGAGCTTGCCGAAGCAACAAAAGCTGGTTTCGTGGAAGTGGTATTGGCCAGAGGGTTCACAGAAGGTGCTCTGGAGGCTCTTAAGAAAAAAAAGAACCTTCGTTTGATCACAGTGCCGGAAGCTGAATGGAACAGGGATGTCTCAGGCTGGACAAGCAGGGAGGCTGGAGACATGATGCTTCTCCAGAAAAGGGATATAGGATTTCCCGAACTTGAAAGCCTTGAAGTCGTGACCTCGCGCAAACCTGACGAAGAAGAGATGAAAGCGATGATCCTCGCGTGGAAGGTCGTCAAGCATATCAAATCAAACGGGATCGTCATCTGTGATTCAATGGGTACTATTGGTGTTGGAGCAGGTCAGATGAGCAGGGTGGATTCATGCAGGATCGCAGTCGATAAGGCCAGGAGAGAGAATATGGTGATCGATGGCGGATCGGCAGGATCAGACGCATTTTTCCCCTTCCCGGATGGAGTAGAATATCTGGTCGATGCAGGTGTGAAGAATATAATTCAGCCTGGTGGATCAATAAGGGACGAAGAAGTGATCGCAGCCGCCGAAAAACTGGGTATTTCGATGGTGATGACTGGCAAAAGGCATTTCAGACACTAGAAGACAGGATTGAAGATGAAGGACTGGAGTGGCGAGAGTATTGTAATCCTTGATTTCGGCTCACAGTACACGCAGTTGATTGCGAGGAAGATCAGGGCCCAGAAAGTCTTTTCAAACATTTTAACGAATTCAGCATCAATCGATGAGATAGTCGCTGAAAAACCTGCCGGGATAATTCTTTCTGGAGGACCGGCGAGTGTTATGGATGAGAAGGCTCCAGGTCTGAAAGCGGATATTTTCTCGCTTGGCTTACCTGTGCTTGGTATCTGTTACGGTATGCAGTTGATCTCTATCGACAGGGGTGGGGAAGTAGACAAGTCGGATCACAGGGAATTCGGCCATACAGTGATCGATGTAGAGAGCGAAAACCCTCTGTTCCGGGGTACTCCCGCGCGACAACGTGTCTGGATGAGCCATGGAGTCAAAGTAAATTCTCTTCCTGACGGATTTGAGACGATAGCGTCAACCGAAGGATGCCCTATCGCTGCTGTAGAAAACAGGGCAGAAAAGATTTTCGGGCTACAATTCCATCCCGAAGTATATCATACCGATCACGGGGAGACTATTTTAAGGAATTTTATTTTTGATATCTGCGGATGCAGACCGACATGGAGTTCTGCCAGTTTTGCCGACCGTGAGATAGAGAAGATAAGGGAGACAGTAGGAGATTCCAGGGTTCTTTGCGCTGTGAGCGGAGGTGTTGACAGTTCTGTGATGGCCGTTCTTCTCGACAAGGCAATAGGGAAGCAGCTCTGTCCGGTGTTCGTCGATAATGGACTGCTCCGGGACAGGGAAGCGGAGGAAGTGAAAGAACTGCTTTCGGAATATCTGACGACGGAACTTGTATTCGTGGACGCCACTGATGAATTTCTGGGAAGGCTGGAAGGAGTCACTGACGCTGAAAAGAAACGGAAGATCATCGGTAAGTGTTTTATAGATATATTCGAAGAACAGAGTGGGATACACGGACCTTTTGATTATCTGGCCCAAGGGACCTTATACCCGGATATTATAGAGAGCCGCTCGACAGTCGGTCCGTCGGCCACGATAAAATCACATCATAACGTTGGTGGGCTACCTGAAGATCTCAAATTTGATCTGGTAGAACCGCTTTCTCTCCTCTTCAAGGATGAAGTACGGGAGGTAGGGATGTATCTCGGACTGCCTGAAAGGCAGATAAAAAGACATCCGTTTCCTGGCCCGGGGCTTGCGGTGAGAGTGCCGGGAGAAATTATAAGATCCGACCTGGATGTTCTGCGTCAAGTGGACAGGATATTCATTGACGGCCTGAAAAATAGCGGACTTTACGATGAGGTATGGCAGGCGTTCGCAGTGCTGTTACCGGTGAAAAGTGTGGGAGTGATGGGTGATGAAAGGACATATCAGAATGCTGTTGTACTCAGGGCGGTCACAAGCACCGATGGGATGACCGCGGACTGGGCGAAGCTGCCATTCGATTTTCTTCAGGAGATATCGAACGAGATAATTAATCGTGTCGATGGTGTTAACAGGGTCGTTTACGATATAAGCACAAAACCGC
This window encodes:
- a CDS encoding phosphoribosylaminoimidazolesuccinocarboxamide synthase — its product is MNENRGQKDTLPGIEPTYRGKVRDIYDLGDMLVLVASDRVSAYDSVIPTPIPGKGAVLNMISAAWFGWFGDLQNHMVSVDVSEYPEPFRNFEKELSGRSMLVRKAERIDLECIVRGYISGSGWKDYQRTGAICGIDLPEGLQLSQKLDQPVFTPSTKADSGHDENVSLEEAAEIVGEDTVKAVKKLSLDIFTRACDYALTKGIIIADTKFEFGRVDGEIVIIDEVLTPDSSRFWLVEEYEPGKQQRSLDKQYVRDYLDKSGWDHNPPAPELPAEVVSKTVERYKMAVRNLFPDLDIERYFK
- the purH gene encoding bifunctional phosphoribosylaminoimidazolecarboxamide formyltransferase/IMP cyclohydrolase, with amino-acid sequence MSKKIRRALISVTDKSGLEEFARGLAKRGVEIIASGGTAAAVSKAGIDVIEISDLTGFPECMDGRVKTLHPKIHGGILADREKDSHLEQAGKLGIGLIDLVAVNLYRFREAAADPGLDEKGKIEQIDIGGPTLIRSAAKNYHSVAIVVDPEDYSSILEELDAKNGETTLETRRTLASKAFHHTASYDAAISGFFDSIEHPDGLPEEKITVYRRSRSLRYGENPHQQAALYISASPEGSFTDFVQHQGKELSFNNIQDMWAAFLLGKDLGEGSCAILKHMNPCGAAQGSDPLKNFMRARKTDPLSAFGSIICVNDIVDGELAEATKAGFVEVVLARGFTEGALEALKKKKNLRLITVPEAEWNRDVSGWTSREAGDMMLLQKRDIGFPELESLEVVTSRKPDEEEMKAMILAWKVVKHIKSNGIVICDSMGTIGVGAGQMSRVDSCRIAVDKARRENMVIDGGSAGSDAFFPFPDGVEYLVDAGVKNIIQPGGSIRDEEVIAAAEKLGISMVMTGKRHFRH
- the guaA gene encoding glutamine-hydrolyzing GMP synthase; amino-acid sequence: MKDWSGESIVILDFGSQYTQLIARKIRAQKVFSNILTNSASIDEIVAEKPAGIILSGGPASVMDEKAPGLKADIFSLGLPVLGICYGMQLISIDRGGEVDKSDHREFGHTVIDVESENPLFRGTPARQRVWMSHGVKVNSLPDGFETIASTEGCPIAAVENRAEKIFGLQFHPEVYHTDHGETILRNFIFDICGCRPTWSSASFADREIEKIRETVGDSRVLCAVSGGVDSSVMAVLLDKAIGKQLCPVFVDNGLLRDREAEEVKELLSEYLTTELVFVDATDEFLGRLEGVTDAEKKRKIIGKCFIDIFEEQSGIHGPFDYLAQGTLYPDIIESRSTVGPSATIKSHHNVGGLPEDLKFDLVEPLSLLFKDEVREVGMYLGLPERQIKRHPFPGPGLAVRVPGEIIRSDLDVLRQVDRIFIDGLKNSGLYDEVWQAFAVLLPVKSVGVMGDERTYQNAVVLRAVTSTDGMTADWAKLPFDFLQEISNEIINRVDGVNRVVYDISTKPPSTIEWE
- the purN gene encoding phosphoribosylglycinamide formyltransferase; the protein is MGTDIKIAVLASGRGSNFRALAEATSDERFPAETVLLIVDNPDAGALVYASESGIAAEIVDCGKRKGSMTPESSESMAEICARYEIDLICLAGFMRIVKGELLDRYSGRMLNIHPALLPSFKGLDGQGQAIEYGVRVSGCTVHFVDKGIDTGAIIIQKTVPVENDDTAESLSKKILGEEHRAYPEAVRLFAERRLKIRGRRVFIDDE
- a CDS encoding ComEC/Rec2 family competence protein, translating into LMRCVLVCITGLLITSSVTIAEDLADSGSGSIDEIGRGSSVPDRKVDGEGDIASSDLSVWLRDIPLKLNSLINSRIDSPLLTRDSNSILKALILADRKKLDPSIRDGFSYLGVAHYLALSGLHLGAIAGVLSWLMSLLPLKRIIRDAILLVCLTLYTLTAGSPHSLLRAIALLITMRLMFLAGKKITLPTALISSSFILVSFRYSLLSSPGFLLSFTAVAGIGYMGLPIMGVLTPYLPRKGAGRILSWLVGVICITVSVQMFTLPLILGFFGRTPVLAFISNILLGVPVMAILYMGLAFVVVPAIWMQSVISVPVNMIAWIFRKVPETAGFLGGPAVHAGDIEQIAYSLSIITACLSLGRGRRGKKPLLLLSVIILTVSVALGASTSKGTQRKSWPDDTERSGRFPEGIEILKDGTACLIIGQKLSRYHAWRLVTDLWKSGVSSVDIVIVQGTDMLSLMGISSLGRKMKVAHLICSPFLGINDSNFNSKIHSSFGKVTFLAADTMITVGESIIFLEAPPGLPSRGCKVDSKSAGLRLDIVSSPIGY